Proteins from one Alysiella filiformis genomic window:
- the recB gene encoding exodeoxyribonuclease V subunit beta has translation MAQTLNPLTLPLAHTNLIEASAGTGKTWNIAALFLRLVLLPLPQHSQPLSVDKILVVTFTKAATAELKTRLRARLDEALSALHRTENAFRQPENLREHCGDDFLFQLLQQALAAESDPNTAQARVMLRLKAAIGDFDNAAVYTIHSFCQRVLQDFAFLCGVPFDIELDEQSGKDELLIAAQDFWRTQIAQDIDFAELLYHRTSPKKQVDALHNFVARPYLTLRESDVGKDLSAAKRDFQAAWQRVSTQIAQIGETFWQIHPNLNGVSFNEKTFRKKFDFLNEVAGSRVTAQTLWENLQNSKGESPFSADFIASKIKKGKEIATDKIHEIAQLDDLANACIRLIEKEESTLVWLNHQLLQHLRQHQQRHKQRSPIRHFDDLLLDVYHALHHNPQHAAALSENMAHNWQVALIDEFQDTDPLQYAIFRSAFAHNRIPLFLVGDPKQAIYSFRGADIFAYLQAAEDASANNIYTLSTNRRSHAKLINSISALFSRENPFVLPEIAYQTVDASREHSHLLPQGNALTVRWLNRQQNQDDDKDNAAKLEKRAASYCASEIAQMLNQSAAGSLKLKGEPLRADQIAVLVRARKDGVLVQRELKKRHIQSVLLSRDSIFAEPEAEALAALLDFFIQPQRTAMLRFLLAGCLFEYTAEEILQLNQHETELLKWIDSAQSCLNVWLEHGIYAAIQQFVSRHGVETRLLTQGNERTLTNLHQLMELLAQEDEQSHSPTSLRQWLGQHIAATRDKESAGEHILRLESDENLVKIVTMHASKGLQYPIVFCPFAWKASGSRNVPEWQIVHHAHQAALIHKNQLNQDDKEMGERERLSEDLRLMYVACTRAEEQLHLYMASYDSSDRSAFAYLLGAQDVAKQPENYWAAWQQFVQEKQSSQTDMLLIDHNQNRVEHHFEPPPHRSDFQAAVFQPRRYQFVRHTSFTGLSKQNQRLAEQAEAARAELLPTLDNVEQIAHQPSEQGNSIHHFPQGTSTGLCWHSILEQGDFSQPASQQIALIDEKLAHYGFDPETWRESVAQMFDRVRQMPLFAQHNLAQSLPENHIMEWGFLLHTDDFKVQAVRDWFSQPHLGLSPEIAQAAQGLNFYDVQGFINGFVDLFYHSNEMTAVVDYKSHYLGDTAQAYHKHALNHAIAEHHYYLQALIYAIAAARYLQSRHALPETIAVRFVFLRGLDGTSMHSVWQWDIATQDLAQWL, from the coding sequence ATGGCACAAACGCTTAATCCCCTAACTTTGCCTTTGGCGCACACCAATTTGATTGAGGCATCGGCTGGCACGGGCAAAACTTGGAACATTGCCGCGCTGTTTTTGCGACTGGTGCTGTTGCCCCTGCCCCAACACAGCCAGCCTTTGAGCGTGGACAAAATTTTGGTGGTTACGTTTACCAAAGCCGCCACCGCCGAGCTGAAAACGCGACTTCGCGCCCGTTTGGACGAAGCCTTGTCTGCATTGCACCGCACCGAAAATGCGTTCAGGCAGCCTGAAAATTTGCGCGAACATTGTGGCGATGATTTTCTGTTTCAGCTTTTGCAACAGGCACTTGCTGCCGAATCCGACCCCAACACCGCCCAAGCGCGGGTCATGTTGCGCCTGAAAGCGGCGATTGGCGATTTTGACAATGCGGCGGTTTACACCATACACAGCTTTTGCCAGCGCGTGTTGCAAGATTTCGCCTTTTTGTGTGGCGTGCCGTTTGACATTGAATTGGACGAGCAATCGGGCAAAGACGAATTGCTCATTGCCGCACAAGATTTTTGGCGCACGCAAATTGCCCAAGATATTGATTTTGCTGAATTGCTTTATCATCGCACTTCGCCCAAAAAGCAAGTTGATGCCTTGCACAATTTTGTGGCGCGACCCTATTTGACTTTGCGCGAAAGCGATGTGGGCAAGGATTTGTCTGCCGCCAAACGCGATTTTCAGGCAGCGTGGCAACGTGTCAGCACACAAATTGCCCAAATTGGCGAAACATTTTGGCAAATCCACCCCAATTTAAATGGGGTCAGTTTCAATGAAAAAACCTTTCGCAAAAAATTTGATTTTTTGAATGAAGTGGCAGGCAGCCGCGTTACCGCACAAACTTTGTGGGAAAATTTGCAAAACAGCAAAGGCGAAAGCCCCTTTTCTGCCGATTTTATTGCCAGCAAAATCAAAAAAGGCAAAGAAATCGCCACCGATAAAATTCACGAAATCGCACAATTAGACGATTTGGCAAATGCCTGTATCCGATTGATTGAAAAAGAAGAAAGTACACTGGTGTGGCTCAATCATCAATTACTGCAACATTTGCGCCAACACCAGCAACGCCACAAACAACGCAGCCCCATTCGCCATTTTGATGATTTGTTGCTTGATGTGTACCACGCTTTGCACCACAATCCGCAACACGCTGCCGCGCTGTCTGAAAACATGGCGCACAACTGGCAGGTGGCGTTGATTGACGAATTTCAAGACACCGACCCTTTGCAATATGCGATTTTTCGCAGCGCGTTTGCCCACAATCGCATTCCGCTTTTTTTGGTGGGCGACCCCAAACAGGCAATTTACAGCTTTCGCGGTGCCGATATTTTCGCCTATTTGCAGGCAGCCGAAGACGCATCGGCAAACAACATCTACACATTAAGCACCAATCGCCGCAGCCACGCCAAATTGATTAACAGCATCAGTGCCTTGTTTTCGCGTGAAAATCCATTTGTGCTGCCTGAAATTGCCTATCAAACTGTGGACGCATCACGCGAACACAGCCATTTGTTGCCACAGGGCAATGCGCTGACGGTACGTTGGCTCAATCGCCAGCAAAATCAAGATGATGATAAAGACAATGCCGCCAAATTGGAAAAACGCGCCGCCTCTTATTGCGCCAGCGAAATCGCGCAAATGCTCAACCAAAGCGCGGCAGGCAGCCTGAAACTGAAAGGCGAACCGCTCCGAGCCGACCAAATTGCGGTGTTGGTTCGGGCGCGTAAAGATGGCGTGTTGGTGCAGCGCGAATTGAAAAAACGCCACATTCAAAGCGTGTTGTTGAGCCGCGACAGCATTTTTGCCGAACCCGAGGCGGAGGCTTTGGCGGCTTTGTTGGATTTTTTCATTCAACCGCAGCGCACGGCAATGTTGCGATTTTTGCTTGCAGGCTGCCTGTTTGAATACACCGCCGAAGAAATCTTACAATTAAATCAACACGAAACCGAATTGCTCAAATGGATAGACAGCGCACAAAGCTGCCTGAATGTGTGGCTGGAACACGGCATTTACGCGGCAATTCAACAATTTGTGTCGCGGCATGGCGTGGAAACGCGCTTGCTCACACAGGGCAATGAGCGCACGCTCACCAATTTGCATCAGCTTATGGAATTGTTGGCGCAAGAAGATGAACAAAGCCATTCGCCCACATCGTTGCGACAATGGTTGGGGCAACACATCGCCGCCACGCGCGACAAAGAAAGCGCAGGCGAACACATTTTGCGTTTGGAAAGCGATGAGAATTTGGTCAAAATCGTTACCATGCACGCGTCCAAAGGTTTGCAATATCCGATTGTGTTTTGCCCTTTTGCGTGGAAGGCGAGCGGCAGCCGCAATGTCCCCGAATGGCAGATTGTCCACCATGCCCATCAAGCGGCGTTAATCCACAAAAATCAACTCAATCAAGATGATAAAGAAATGGGCGAACGCGAACGCTTGTCGGAAGACTTGCGTTTGATGTATGTGGCTTGCACCCGTGCCGAAGAGCAACTTCATCTTTACATGGCAAGCTACGACAGCAGCGACCGCAGCGCATTTGCCTATTTGCTGGGCGCGCAAGATGTGGCAAAGCAGCCTGAAAACTATTGGGCAGCGTGGCAGCAATTTGTGCAAGAAAAACAATCGTCTCAAACCGATATGCTGTTGATTGACCACAACCAAAATCGCGTGGAACACCATTTTGAGCCACCGCCACATCGCAGCGATTTTCAGGCAGCCGTGTTTCAACCGCGCCGCTATCAATTTGTTCGCCACACCAGTTTTACGGGTTTGAGCAAGCAAAATCAACGCCTTGCCGAACAAGCCGAAGCCGCCCGTGCCGAACTTTTGCCCACGCTGGACAATGTAGAACAAATCGCCCATCAGCCCAGCGAACAGGGCAACAGTATTCATCATTTTCCGCAAGGCACAAGCACAGGTTTGTGTTGGCACAGCATTTTGGAACAGGGCGATTTCAGCCAGCCAGCCAGCCAGCAAATCGCCTTGATTGATGAAAAATTGGCGCATTATGGTTTTGACCCCGAAACATGGCGCGAGTCGGTGGCGCAGATGTTTGACCGCGTTCGCCAAATGCCGCTTTTCGCGCAACACAATTTGGCGCAAAGCCTGCCTGAAAATCACATTATGGAATGGGGATTTTTGTTGCACACCGATGATTTTAAAGTGCAAGCCGTGCGCGATTGGTTCAGCCAGCCGCATTTGGGTTTATCGCCCGAAATCGCGCAGGCGGCGCAGGGTTTGAATTTTTATGATGTACAGGGTTTCATCAATGGTTTTGTGGATTTGTTTTACCACAGCAATGAGATGACGGCGGTGGTGGACTACAAATCGCATTATTTGGGCGACACGGCACAAGCCTATCACAAACACGCTTTGAATCACGCCATTGCCGAACACCATTATTACTTGCAAGCCCTGATTTATGCGATTGCGGCGGCGCGTTATTTGCAATCGCGCCACGCGCTGCCTGAAACCATAGCGGTGCGATTTGTGTTTTTGCGCGGTTTGGACGGCACATCAATGCACAGCGTGTGGCAATGGGACATTGCCACGCAAGATTTGGCGCAATGGTTGTGA
- the recO gene encoding DNA repair protein RecO: protein MSQTHRINHQPAFVLSSHPWRENSLRVELFSRDYGRVGVLARSARTRGSELRGVLVPFVPISVSWFGKEDWKTLHKAEWLGGWQLAQDKSLFSALYLNELLLKLTAREDPHPDIYHALHQTMREVCTQPEHSLALRQFEYTALKSLGWLPDFERDEWGDAVLPEKWYRVLPEHGLECLPNPIAQDNVVQGELLLHLAQQNLSATHVQAASRLMRKLIAFRVPELQSRLILQQLQQFKNQFSL, encoded by the coding sequence ATGTCGCAAACGCATCGCATTAACCATCAACCTGCTTTTGTGTTGAGCAGCCACCCTTGGCGCGAAAACAGCTTGCGCGTGGAATTGTTTAGCCGCGACTATGGGCGCGTGGGGGTGTTGGCGCGCAGTGCCAGAACGCGCGGTTCGGAATTGCGTGGGGTGCTGGTGCCGTTTGTGCCGATTAGCGTGTCGTGGTTTGGCAAGGAAGATTGGAAAACGCTGCATAAAGCGGAATGGTTGGGTGGCTGGCAGTTGGCGCAAGACAAATCTTTATTTAGTGCATTGTATTTGAATGAATTGTTGCTCAAACTCACGGCTCGGGAAGACCCCCACCCCGATATTTATCATGCTTTGCACCAAACCATGCGCGAAGTTTGCACCCAGCCTGAACACAGCTTGGCATTGCGTCAATTTGAATATACGGCTTTAAAATCATTGGGTTGGCTGCCTGATTTTGAGCGCGATGAATGGGGCGATGCGGTGCTGCCTGAAAAATGGTATCGCGTTTTACCCGAACACGGCTTGGAATGCTTGCCCAATCCGATTGCCCAAGACAATGTGGTTCAAGGCGAATTGCTGCTGCATTTGGCGCAACAGAATTTGTCTGCCACGCACGTTCAGGCAGCGTCTCGTTTGATGCGCAAGCTGATTGCGTTTCGTGTGCCTGAATTGCAAAGCCGCTTGATTTTGCAACAATTACAGCAGTTTAAAAATCAATTTTCATTGTGA